tccagcagacagcagcttcactcctgagtctcctggatgattgtagctcaggtccagctctctcagatgggagggtttggatctcagagctgaggtcagagaagcacagccttcctctgtgatcagacagcctgacagcctgaaaacacacagaacaacacacatggaagatcatctgagggtcctgctgtgtctgtcaaatcattgctctcaaaatgcagagatctgataggctgagcagcatcacgtgggaggatttacaacagataataattctcaacagtttctgtgtttgaggtcaacgacttcacactcgacacttcacttcctgaaggtcctcagcgacacctttgtggtaattaatcatgactgaatcaggaataaagtgacgTCCACTagtcaaagtcacatgacaacaaaacataaatgaggACACGACacatctcagccagacttcattaataaaaggaacattgagagaaaataTCTGCCAAtcaatgtatgtatgtgtcaaacGTGTGGACAtctgaggttaaagaaagacATCAACGcttttacaacaaacagtaacttgatctgacctgagagtttccagtgcacagtgtggactctccagtccagcagacagcagcttcactcctgaatcctgcaggttgttgttactcaggtccagctctctcagactggaggactgggatctgaggactgaggacagaacttcacagcttctctctgagaggttacagccactcagtctgaagaacaagaagaagaaaaagaacatttattttaaaattttgagtctcttctcagcgtgtgttcaaatctttgctgttccatcataaacatgttgtagatgttcattcattgtcttcatgtctgtaagaacacagccatgtgtccttcatgaggggacagtgtcagacctgaatccagttcctgagtgtcgtgtttaaacctgctggatgaagtttaaagtttttcagactctcgaatgtgcagttagaaataaacaggaggctctgagagtgactgagtgctgaaacaaatacatgaagtgaacgatttaaaggatcagcagttttctgccagcattcctctctcgtcttatgtgcagcaacagtcttgattttcctcttttattttttacattctccaaagctctccattgtaacaacctgttcctctggactgaaggaggggggacatgattggtcctttttgtggtgacaaagagtcaaatgatgaagcaaacgtctctttttatgggaatgtgcacagagcctgatgaaggaaacctgagttaacaaaggaagctgataaccaccgtcgtgatgccgttatctctgcctggagttcatgtttagttgaggcagctcacacagaggaagcctggcttggtccaatttgttttgtccttcattccactgagcttcacatgagacagtctctgtgctggaattcagaattcatgtttctcatgactcagcactctgatcaagAGTAAATTCATCGgatttaatgacccatgctgcactttgtgaaacctcactgtggaaaatattcctgcacagattttaattacattcattcattcattcatcttcaatacccgcgtatccctttcggggttgcagggggctggagcctatcccagctggcaatgggcgagaggcggggtacaccctgaaccggtcaccagccgattgcagggcaacatagacagacatacaaccagtcaccagttaacctaatgagcatgtttttggtctgtgggaggaagctggagtgcccggagagaagccacgcatgcacgggaagaacatgcaaacttcacacagaaagacccgaggatcgaaccagcgacctccttgctgtgaggcacgcgcactatctgctgcgccaccgtgccgccctgattttaattacagattcGCAAAATTTTTTCTACGTCTACGAAACTTTGTGACACATCTGGaaacttgaatttgagggattttttttcttcattctcaAATTCAGACACGTGcaaacatttttctgacatgcagagaaaagatgatctgcaactacagactgggaaattatttctgatcatcatttcacaaactcaaaatcatcaatctgtcagaaatctgaaaaaaaacagactgaaagattcaaatcctgagAGAgactttaaattaaatgaatctctaaatgtacagatctaacttaaatctgtcaacacaaacaggaacttgatctgacctgagagtttccagtgcacagtgtcgactctccagtccagcagacagcaacttcactcctgaatccttcAGGTTGTTGTtcctcaggtccagctctctcagactgcaggactgggatctgaggactgaggacagaacttcacagcttttctttgagaggttacagccactcagtctgaagaagaagaagaaaaagaacatttattttcaaatgttgagtctcttctcagcgtgtgttcaaatctttgctgttccatcataaacatgttgtagatgtgacaataaatcatcagtgaatcacaaataaacagacatccagaaaccaacgtcacatgatataaaaaaagaatctgggagaaaatgaggctcattgatattttgagtttttgtgaaatgatgatcaaaaataatttcacagccttcagttgAATGtcatcttttgtgtgcatgtgaaaaaatagtatgcacgaatctgaatgtgtgagtttgattgaaaaaatctcacaaatgaaagtttagctgtagaaatatttttccatgtttgaaaaggttttgtgcaaacagataatctgaatatacttcagatattttcagcagtgaagtttcagagtctgagagactgaaacacaaatttcctatctttgtgagtgacactgaagtttcagctacaagttcactgagctggtgggaaataattcactgagcgtctctcagtccacgcaggcgtccattcattgtcctcatgtctgtaagaacacagctgtgctgctgttccactgactaaaagctcagagttgtgtgatatattcagaggaacagtttgagtcagctatagaggctgtgttctgtggagctctggttgtgtctgtggttgaggctgtcacaatccctcctgatggccacacacatcgagcaccactttgcttcattctctggcgagctggacccagacccagctctgagactggaccagcacctgccaacaacagtctgtccagccattggatggaccctgcagtcgccatcttccctgatgagtcctctctctctggtcaaaacaaaccctgccctgCTGCGTCAGTGATTTTTCCAGCCGGCCACAGGTGGTGCCGTGGACTCCGGCCTGTCCACTCTGTCCAGCCCAGAGACACTCCGTCAGCAAAGGGTGGAGCAGCACCAGGCCAGGTGGGAGGGACGATCGCTGCCTGATCTGAGGATTGGTTGTGGTCAGGATTACCCACTCAGGCCGGGTTGTGACAGGGACTGTGACGGTCAAAGAGGTCGGTGGGATAACTACAGCTCACAATCCACCGTATGAGCACCGCCGGCTGTATGTTTTACAgagcaaacaagagaaaaacacaaccagagGGCTGAACTCCAAACAGAGACCAATGGTCAGCAGTTCTGTTGAGCTGagaacagttttcagtgttctCTCATAACCTGGTTAGATCTCTGCGGTGACTGATATtgcacacctgacctgctccagacgaggttctgttcacagtttcagactgaactttaattcttctcctgatggttttctctatgaggatccagactctcagctgagggaatacgttctgtctgcagacctgctgagccagacgttcaaagccgtgtgaccacagcagaacaaacctgatgcttcatgttgttttcagccacaggaaccttcttgcatttagctggtaatcaatcattttgtctctgtttgcttcaggtaatattaacactttaaatctgactcagcagatcttcaacacactaaaaaaaatgatgaaggtacagaatctagagaccactttggattctggttttatgtttggtcctgatttactgtcagtttcatttgacactgctggtactgcagctaatagaacaactgatgagtcTATTGGCatttatcatcggctcgtacttttctgtcagcatgtctctcttgtcttgtTTGCAGGGACAGTGTtaatgaaccaaacatctcttcttacaggaatctgcacagaggctgatgaaggaaacctcagtgaacaaatcaagctgttttgtcaaacttacatcgtagttcatcctccagagctacacgtgatacagcctctatgcttgtcaatacaaacagtaacttgatctgacctgagagtttccagtgcacagtgtcgACTCTCCAGTCcggcagacagcagcttcactcctgaatcctgcaggttgttgttactcaggtccagctctctcagactagaggactgggatctgaggactgaagacagaacttcacagcttctctctgagaggttacagccactcagtctgaagagacacaggaaggaagcaaacagtaagttagatatcagagtatttattgatgaagaaacttcactatctctgtacttacagagctttcttGGAGggtttgaccactggcagcagccacagaagagcctcctctgaagcagacaatttcttcaggtcaaacacgtccagatctttttctgatgacagtaagatgaagaccagagctgaccactgagcaggagacagttcatctgtggagagacttcctgaactcaagtaccgttggatctgatccaccagagaacgatcattcagttcattcagacagtggaacagattgatgcttcgctctgcagaaggtgtctcttcaatcttcttcttgatgtacttgactgttacctgattggtttctgagccacttcctgtctgtgtcagcaggcctcgtaggagagtctgattggtctgcagtgaaagacccaggaggaatcggaggaacaagtctaggtgtccatttggactctgtaaggccttgtccaccgcactctggtggagatgtgcTAGTTCATTTCTAAATTGTTTATCCCACCaggttgtttgttcttctgacagcagattgactcgagatttgatgaaggtcagatggacatgaagagcagccagaaactcctgaacactcagatggacgaagcagaacaccttgtcctggtacagtcctctctcctctttgaagatctgtgtgaacactcctgagtacactgaggctgctctgatatcgatgccacactctgtcaggtctgattcgtagaagatcaggtttcctttctgcagctgctcaaaagccagttttcccagagactcaatcatctccTTGCTCCTTGGAGTCCAGTgtggatctgactcagctcctccatcatacctGACATTCTTCAGCTTcaactgaaccaccaggaagtggatgtacatctcagtcagggtcttgggcagctctccttcctctctggtcttcatcacatcctccagaactgtagcagtgatccagcagaagaccgggatgtggcacatgatgtggaggcttcgtgatgtcttgatgtgggagatgattctgttggcctgctcctcgtctctgaacctcttcctgaagtactcctccttctgttcatcattgaaccctctgacctctgttaCCATGTCAACACgctcaggagggatctgattggctgctgcaggtcgtgtggttatccagaggcgagcagagggaagcaggttcctcctgacGAGGTTTGTCaacagcacatccactgaggtggactttgtagcatcagtcaggatctcattgttgtggaagtccagaggaagtcgacactcatccagaccgtcaaggatgaacaaaaccctgaactcttcaaacctgcagattcctgcttctttggtttcaggaaagaagtgatgaacaagttccaccaagctgaactttttctctctcagcacattcagctctctgaaagtgaatggaaacatgaactgtatgtcctggtgggctttgtcttcagcccagtccagagtgaacttctgtgttaagaccgtcttcccaatgccagccactccctttgtcatcactgttctgattggttcatctcgtccaggtgagggtttaaagatgtcttcttgtctgatcGTGGcttctggtccgtgtggtttcctggatgctgtttcaatctgtctgacctcatgttcatcattgacctgtccagtccctccctctgtgatgaagagctctgtgtagatctgattcaggagggtccgctgTCCTGCTgtagcgatcccctcaaacacacactggaacttcttcTTCAGGTTAGATTTCAGTTTACAGGGACAGACTGAAGCAagatgttctgaatgaagacacaacaaataaatcaataagtgattgataaagttcagatgagaatttaatgtccttgtctgaacatattttggtccatctgttgagacatcagtgaatgttccattgatccagcagttaaacctttagagaaatcctcttactgctctgcagatgctcagccagctcctcctcctccattctcctcaggaagtgcagcgtgatcttcagaaatgcctctctgctgctcctcctctgctcctcatcctcactgtccaacacctcctccccctgactctctaagcattctgggtcatgTGAACTCAGAACCgccttgatcttcttcagctcgttcttcacaaaagagacaatgttctcctccagcagctggaacagaagatgatatgaatgacacaaactgaaattatggaagcaaacatcagatccatgttggacagactgacggtccactggtctaaaaagtgaTTAGACAGAATAGATGtgaaaagcagctgttgtacatgtacagaccataaatatggagtccaggtgagtttgatgctgctgggcagactgaccactgggaacctctgagctctcctggtggactctgtggaggaatcatgaagaattagctcacatcatgtccgtccacacagagacaaacaccagctgaaggtccttcgagctgaagtgttgattccaacattgaatcagatggtttccactgacattaaagtgttgctcgtactgctgatcccaccgtgaatcaacagtccactctgcatttctgtgcatctttcactttactgtgttggttcaccagcttgtctggttgagtccctccagttctcattgacccctataatactgtggacagcatcacacagctcacacaagctaactggatgctacctgtccagcacaaattggcagtgagtcacaataaagtgagtgaaacatgagaaaagcagagagaaaagcagagaatactggatcaaagcaaagctgagggcgatttcacatccagctgtgtttcaagtgaaagctggaacgttcttctctggactacatgaaggaaacaggtgcagctgttgctcatagaagttgttctggctctttcttttattcttggacaacatgtatttgttcttgtccacttgttggacacacaacacatatttgagctttgtgtcctctctgagctcctgcagcctttagttacccataacacccttctctgcatcagacgtcttcacagaggcacaactccagcctgatgtgaggcgccatgatgccgccgtcagtgtcgttcttgactttgtgaatccatcagcagcatcaatcacaatcagactgtgtgttttctcagactctctgtgttgcttcattctgtgtttcacagcagctgatctcagtccagctgttatcactgacatgtttgtgtttgtgttgtcacatgactgaaaaccacaacatgttgatttgatggaggaactcagtggaatcagggttagccttcgttagcatctgttagcctcagtgaagtcactgtttatactcatgcagtcatcagtcagaaggtgtgtgtggaggaaatgttcagttgaagactggttatactgggcagcttccacatgtgaggataaaaacgaatgagaagaagaacgatgatgaaaataaacaaacaggttaaaaaaacttctctggataaataacagttcaaacaagaatctgtaatattttaatgttattaacagtttacctctttgcagcagacggtcgatctcctttaaaatgaatgaggcGACCCATCGACCCGAcgctcttcaaggacacacagctgggtccaggtccagagtCAGATTCACATCCAGGTCCAGGTTCGGGTccgggtccaggtccagcagaggctggtctcccatagatcctgtcagacacagaggaagaccagcagggatggaaatggactttttcatcttcagactcagaagctgctggagaaactagcagctatcaacaagaaaaggatcaacacaccaaagttcaatcaaacatgtagctgaatgatttcagtctgtggatcatcgcttcatttgtccatcaaatctcgGACCACagcaggactcaacggactgatttctgagcagattttactgtgattgacagacaacaaactaaactgtggagtccatcagcaccgactctgttggtctgttttctaacgtttgcatcacgagactcagcacaaatatcctgactgttatttagagacgatggtcgctgaagcattttagtccaacattcaaagaggaagtttgatggtaaagagactttggaaggtccccactggatttgtgctgaagcctcatattatcctcagctttcagtgtccacatgtggacatgtcagtgctgtttagggacagactggacaaatgtcctttaacactaatctagctctaaccttcatcatcattctaggacaacatgaacattagaaggacaactggtcagactggatttaatgaggacaaacatcagcagtggacaacatgaggaggacatgtggacatttcaggtcaaattgtttAATACGAGTTTAATACcgagaacaacttactgtctgtcagagacatgttgctgtttaaaagaaatgGGGATATCCATTGACCAGTCACTCTTgagggacacacagctgggtccaggtccaggtccaggtccaggtccaggttcgggtccaggtccagcagagtctggtgggtcctgctgctctggccttcaacacaacacacacagagctttgagtgtgaataatgatgatggagagattcgagtgctctgacatggagacgagtcctggacagtcagagatcctggtctcacctctgagcttcggtctggccgtcatcgtccccacacagactggttttagagggacggactccctcctctctgtcctcacaccgattcatgctgctgaactcacgtcagctcacacacactttgatctggagaggaaacacaaatcattcatgtgcacatcagctgaaatcatcctttcatggtttctcctgtccaaatatcagctgctcctcctccgattggctgttatctcgtctttcatatcagtgtcagctgaatgcagtcagacagcagtgtgaggccgagctgctgtacttctatcagtccactagatggcgccatgaagctgcagtgaagtgaacacacacttgatgcctggacgaccgttgacatccactgacacacactgactgaatctgacaggaagcttcagattgtggaatattcagtaaattcaacatgactgaaagtttctttaagGCTGAACGATCCTCAATATTAACAAAGTGGTCTTGACGCAACAGTGGTCGACTGTGACAAAGTGTCTCCAGATGATTGTGATGGACCTCAGCTCGACACGTTCGACAGGTTTCACATCGAGAATTGTTCtttacattttgctgcattcgtggattttacattgaattattctgctctgttgttcttcttttgcacaaaaccaccatcaccttTGCACTGCCCTCATTCCCACTGTGTCAGGGtttgcagtataacttgtatattacactcatactgcacacagtacatgattatctgtgtatatgtgtatgtatatatatgtactgtatcttcCTGTCAATCTaatttagttttcctttttatttcttttgtgatatttttcgaaactttgctctgtttcagtgttttatttttatgtcaaatctttgaatatatttgtatccttgttctgtgtgttcagtgtggaggagctgtaactgcatttcattggtcAATCCTGTTATAAAGACAATGAAGCTGAACGCTGAACCTTGATAAGgagccaaagtccacagaggcagcgtgatgattaaactgagatcaaaaatgaagcttcacttcacacaaactaatgtggcagcaacaaatattagatttcaCCTGTGAGAACAAAGTCCATCAGAACGGCTCCTTGAACAGTTAgattactggattattgtatCACTGATGGGTAACGAGTACTTTAATGTTGGAGTCGGTCGACGTGGAGcaacttttaactgttttatcgATTTTAGGAAGTTTAACGGACtgatcatttgatttgatttaaagtcttaatttgaaaagtcacaaaaagaagtaaaagtcaaatatttatggagtaaaaataatcaaacaaaatacaagtacttctagactgtacttaactgcagtacttgagtaaattagtttctttccaccactgagagatcctttcaaaataaaagcctgtctcaatcaagccctctcaggtcatattaaaagaggaatctttgatttgattcttgatcacattgaagcacaaagtgagaaaaagcagcgacactcgttgctgttggaggagagttcagagctctgacagctcatttagtgacacagttacagattaaactgagaaataaaaggtttcagctcctcacagccctctgaatgctccttcctgctgtctccacatcaactattgaggatcaactcgctctgcttctgctcttattccagcgtttacactcacaaacatccacacaacatggtcgatgtttttaacggagctgctttcagctccttcgtccagagttcacagttaaactcagagtttggagaaacgatggacggagctgcagatcgatgccgtttgtgcttAAGttaagctaacgacagcttgagtaaaaaacacctgaaacgagttactttaccttcagctggagcttcagaggagaaaacaaactgcgacacaccgaaggcagaaagtgaaagtaaactttAAACAGTCGTCCAACTGGAGAAACCAGTTTACACCAACAAAAGTGATCAAACTGGCCGACAAGCCTTAACttgcaggtctgtttgaagctgcttcGTTGGTTTGggacacttcagctgcaaagacagctggTCCGGCGGCTTCTGCTGATGATCGCAATCAGACGACATGACAGAGTCGGTCAGTGGgttattttagctgtttagcagcaaaaggaacggagctgcagacgtcagaTGGAGTCAATGGACTTCATGATATGAACCAAAGATGAACAAAGcaatgaacagctggaaaagacccTCTCCTCTTAGGAGACttggctaaaatgctgctttactgtgactCTATAAGTGATTGAAGTTTACAGGTTTGTGAGATTTGGggtctcatcaaacacacttgtgGCTGTCAGATTGGACTTTTGTCCAGTGTTGTCAGGAAGGAAGCATGTTAGCGCCATCGTGTCTTCCActggaattcatttctgtgttaatgactcaggatgatgacacatctttgctctttcttgtctgttacctctgaaagaacatttctgcacccCGAGTGATAAAAAGCACCTTTATATCCAGGTACAACAATGCACCTGCTGCAAAGGTGCTGAACTGTTAGCCAATGAGCTACAGCTGGAGCCACACGCCATGTTGTGCCTTTATGAGGCACAAATGTTCCCTTACATTCAGAGACAAAATGGATTGACAGAACAATGAAACTGAATccttttttacatgtgaaacgatcagttttcagtggatTTCAATGAGAACGTCGCTCTGCTGGGAAACTTGTAGCacgtcacaaaaagcaaaaggtgaAAGGAGCCATTCGCTAATCGATGAGCGCAACAACACTCCACTTCACAATGTATACACAACAAAACTGAGCGCAAAGTACACTGACAAGACGCAAACTTctgattcacatgcagggttagagtcagtgtttcagcCAGGGGCGGAGCTTCCGGGGGGGCTGGGAGGGCGACACGCCCTCGGCCCGGGGCCCCGGGGCCCAGGGGGGGCCCAGGGCGGGGCGGAAAAGAGAGATCTCTGTTCCAAGCAGGGGGCACCGGGCCCTTTTCCTatgatattttttaatgtgtgataTGTGTGGGCTTATATATGTTGACCCAGTCAGGATGAGTCATGGTTGGTAAAAACTTTGTAAGACTGACTTTAGTGATGTAGTTaggtgtaaaatatgaataaaatgacgTGCTGCG
The sequence above is a segment of the Chaetodon auriga isolate fChaAug3 chromosome 23, fChaAug3.hap1, whole genome shotgun sequence genome. Coding sequences within it:
- the LOC143316292 gene encoding NLR family CARD domain-containing protein 3-like, translated to MIVHQESSEVPSGQSAQQHQTHLDSIFMLLEENIVSFVKNELKKIKAVLSSHDPECLESQGEEVLDSEDEEQRRSSREAFLKITLHFLRRMEEEELAEHLQSKHLASVCPCKLKSNLKKKFQCVFEGIATAGQRTLLNQIYTELFITEGGTGQVNDEHEVRQIETASRKPHGPEATIRQEDIFKPSPGRDEPIRTVMTKGVAGIGKTVLTQKFTLDWAEDKAHQDIQFMFPFTFRELNVLREKKFSLVELVHHFFPETKEAGICRFEEFRVLFILDGLDECRLPLDFHNNEILTDATKSTSVDVLLTNLVRRNLLPSARLWITTRPAAANQIPPERVDMVTEVRGFNDEQKEEYFRKRFRDEEQANRIISHIKTSRSLHIMCHIPVFCWITATVLEDVMKTREEGELPKTLTEMYIHFLVVQLKLKNVRYDGGAESDPHWTPRSKEMIESLGKLAFEQLQKGNLIFYESDLTECGIDIRAASVYSGVFTQIFKEERGLYQDKVFCFVHLSVQEFLAALHVHLTFIKSRVNLLSEEQTTWWDKQFRNELAHLHQSAVDKALQSPNGHLDLFLRFLLGLSLQTNQTLLRGLLTQTGSGSETNQVTVKYIKKKIEETPSAERSINLFHCLNELNDRSLVDQIQRYLSSGSLSTDELSPAQWSALVFILLSSEKDLDVFDLKKLSASEEALLWLLPVVKPSKKALLSGCNLSERSCEVLSSVLRSQSSSLRELDLSNNNLQDSGVKLLSAGLESPHCALETLRLSGCLITEEGCASLTSALRSKPSHLRELDLSYNHPGDSGVKLLSAGLEDPHCRLDTLRYEEAAAATVNSCELKLDTNTVNRRIKLFDNNRTMTHVEEDQSYPDHPDRFDHWTQLLCGTGLTGRCYWEVECRGRVSVSVSYRRIRRKGDSRECLFGWNDQSWRLYFSDGRYSVCHNNRETSIPSSSSSSSSVSHRVGVYVDCPAGTLSFYSVSSDSLIHLHTFNTTFTEPLYPGFGFRFWSWFRSGSSASLCPL